aaaaattgTACCTGCATGTCTCCTGCTTTGCAGCATGCATTTATGTAGGAGGTATATGTATGAATGTTCGGTGGGACTCCATCTTCTTTCATTTGCTTCATCAAGTCTGCTGCCTCCCAAACATCTCCCCTCCGAGCCCACCTAGAGAAAAAGATCAATGATTATAGACAAGCAAAAGGAATTGCCTAAAATACTTTGTGAAACAGACCATAAATTATTCTGCAGTATGCCCTTGCAAAATACTGTAGAACTAATTCAATAAAGACCTATCATGATAGTTTCTTCATCTCTCTGAATTAGAACTTGGCTTACTAGTTCTACAAGCTCCACTAGTCATGAAATGAATACAGGTGTACCTGAGTTACTGAGACAGCCCACAAATAATAACCCAGCAGAACTGTAGGAGAACAAGGTTAACGGATATTGGTCAAATTAAGGGCTTATATAGAGTACCTACCCATCAATCAGAATGTTATATACAAATGTATTCCTTGATATCTTCTGAGAGCTCATCTCACGGGTGACTGCTAAAGCACTCTGCATTCTCCCTGATTTGCAACAGGCCCTTAGCAGCGTCTCGTAAATGTAGACATCAAGTTTTAGACCACCCTCTTTGATCTTCATGAAATATTCAAATGCCTTTGCGATATCCCCAGTAGCAGCATAACCTCTCATAATGATTGTGTATGTATGTTCATTTGGCGTAATACCAGCAATATACATCTTGTTAAGCACAGAAACGGCCCTTTCAACCTACAAAGACAAATAAAGGAAATGACAACAGTGCATGGTTTAAGTTTGAAGAGCCACGACGTATTTGAAAAATACCTGGTTCTTTCTAATTAGCCCATGAATAAGAGCATTGTAGGTCATTACAGTGGGAGCACAACCACTTCGTCGCATCAGATCAAGAATATCCAGAGCCCTTTTCATATCTCCAGCAACCGCAAACCCCTCTATGATTGGCCTAAATGCCCTATTTGATGGTTGCATTCGTTCCTTCTGCATTTTTTCCAGAATGCGAATAGCTCGATCCATATTTCCCATCTTACAAAATGCTTCTATCAGCAAATTGTATATGGCACGATCAGGCTGAAGACCAGATTTTAGCATTTCCTCAAATATGTGGAAAGCATTTGTGAAGTCGTGTAAATGGATAAATCCACTTATCAGCATAGAGTAAGTTTTGTTGTTATGCTTGATTCCATATGACTCCATTTCTTTGCTAATAGCTATAGCTTTAGCGACCTTACCAATCTGTACGAAAACACACCAAAAAGTGGCATCAGCGACTGTCATCATAGAGTGCAATGCAACATGCACAAAAATGATGCTCATATATTGTTGGTCTATACTGTAGGGCTAgatatttgttttctttttatttttgtttcatttACCTACTTGGAAGTTGAAACTATGATTTGTGAACATGCTAGAGAGTACTGGATGTATAAGACATTATGAAGCAGATAAGTTCATCAATAACTATCAAGCACGTAATAGCTTTATCAACTTTACGGCCCCAGCCTGGGACAATCCTCAGATAGCATCACTTGCACATTATCTGAACAACTGTTGCACTTCAAATATCTTATATAAGAAATCTTTCTTCCATTAAAGCTGCCAGACACTAGTATAAAGAACAAAGAGCAAcagaaagcaaaagagaaaaccCTAAATCAGCTAGTTTTACACATTTAACACAAAGGGAAAAAGATAGTAAAAGGCTTTTTTGCGGGGAAGTAAAAGGCTATTCCGCAAGGCAGCCAGGCAGCGACCCACGCAGGCAATGAAAAAACTGGAAAGGTATAAGCTAGAATTTTACCTTGACATACAAATTAATAAGGCATCCATAAGAAATTATTGATGGTGTAAAGCAACATTCCTGCAAAATGAAAAGTAAATAACCAGATCAAAAAGGATGTGACACACAATACTTAATCCACCCCAAACCCAAGAGCTTCAAAATGTATTGTAGGTTCAGGAAGGAGAAAACAATAATGTAAGAATGCCAGCCAGCTCAATTAGCCATGAGATGTCATTTCCCACTATAGACTATACCTTCAGCCTTTCAAACACAATTAGACATTTCTTTTCATCTTGAATGATAGTATATCCATGCATCATACTGTGATATGCATCTATGGGAGCGTCTATCCCATCCTCTTCCATTTCACGGACCAGCTCTTCAGCTCTATCCATATTGCCAGACTGGCTGCAGAAAGTACATATACTTGAGTGCTAGATCAATACTATATGAGCTACAAGCTGATATTACTACATCGCCAAATAGGTAACATATTAGCATCATAATCATTTCCCATATAATAGTTATCTCCATTTGAACTTTGAAGGGCCTGATGAATCTGGTAACACTAACCAGTGGGCATGTATGATGTTGCTATATATGATCCCATTGAGATCCCCTAGGTTGGTCTTAGCCTCTTTGAACAAGTTGTCTGCAGATCTTCCGAAACAAGAGAAAAGATATTAGCAAGAAGCCGTCTTGGGCTGAGAAATAGAGACATGAAAAGTCAAGTGACATGGTACATAAAGAAAATGTCTGAATCTGTCAAATGCAGAAGTATTGTTATAAATATCAGAAGTTCTGAATGAAGGACATAAGGAGCACATAGAGCATGGCTCCATTGCTTGAGGGAGGAGAGGGTAGGGGGTTGGTTACTCACTGAGCATCATTGATTTTGCCGAATCCTGAAATAAGGATACTGTAAGTAACAATTGTCAGCTCAATGCCCTCAGCTTTCATTTCTTCGACGCATGACAGCGCTCCACGCATATCTCTAGCAACTGCATAAGCGTGAACAAGGCTGCATGAAATGAATAAAATTTAATGCAGGGGAGAAGCCAGCAAAGTGAAGCAACCATGAAGATTATATCTAGCAACACCGCAAATGTAGAAGTATAATAGCAATGTGACTACAACACATTATTCAAGGATTGCTATTTTATGTTTAAAGAGAATTATGATGGGAGCACACTATCTATGCAAAGCAATTTTTTTCTAGATGTGACCTTGAGAACCACCTGCCTTTGTATCTCACTATCTGCATCGATAAACATCTTTATTTCACATTGGCAAACTGGCATTAAGGTGGCAGCCTATTCTGTTTCTGGGTCGGTTCACTACTAATATTTCCTCAGTCACCTTTCATTCTGGTACCATGCAgaaacatgttcatgctcaatcaGTCAATTTACATGTAATAAGTTTTGCAGTTTGTCTATTTCATAAAGTTGTTTGCACAAGACCTCTGGCTTTTATTTTATCCTACATTAGTCTGTCTATCACGGGAAAGAAACGGCCTAAAAAATGTAAGTAACAGCTAAAATGCGCCTACCTTGTGAAGACAAAGGCATTGGGTTCTATTCCTCTTGCTCTCATGTTCTCAAAGGTTGCACGAGCATGATGCTTATCACCCCGCTTGGCATAATACACAATCATCAGACCAAATTCTCTCCTTGATGGCTGAAACAATCAAAACAACGAATATAAATGGATCATATCAAAAGAATTCAATCACAATGAGACTCAGGCGATTCTATCTTCTGCGCAATAAAAAAAGCAGCAAGCATCAACTAAACCAACATTATTTTACTTTTTCGGCCCTGCGTATCAAGTAAATTGCTGTGCAACTTCCATAGGAGGTCTTGGGTGCATAAATATCATTATCCAGGCTTTCGAATAAGAAAGGAACGATATGAGTTGAAACACAGTCGCTTGCACACACAAAAATATAGGGTCGCTAACTCTTAACCAACTCATATAATATCTATTCCTGCACATGGTTACAGCTTACAAAATATACAGAAAATGCAGAATGAGTACAATAATTGTTCGTGTAAATGAAGAACACCTTGTTGAGCAGCTAATTTTTCAACAGTCA
The window above is part of the Triticum aestivum cultivar Chinese Spring chromosome 2A, IWGSC CS RefSeq v2.1, whole genome shotgun sequence genome. Proteins encoded here:
- the LOC123191114 gene encoding pentatricopeptide repeat-containing protein At5g04810, chloroplastic; translated protein: MPMQFLSLPTAPAASPAPHLLPPKPFFLKPLSSSSSAAASFRRPFQPPPPPPKPSPPPPPPPTPPPLPNPLSSKLWLSSKLSPPPPPPPPPPTRQHHPPPPPPVEPEPEEEEDVEDAEGDFRQKGKVFVGNLPPRARKAEVADFFRQFGPLDKVELVRAHDDPERNAGFCFLYYADAEGQGADAAAERAAEVDGVDFRGRSLTVRLDDGRKGRARAEDRAHWVDHGQGKEAPSPWHHGRDEACREFRRVVESRPEDWQAVVSAFERIPKPSRREFGLMIVYYAKRGDKHHARATFENMRARGIEPNAFVFTSLVHAYAVARDMRGALSCVEEMKAEGIELTIVTYSILISGFGKINDAQSADNLFKEAKTNLGDLNGIIYSNIIHAHCQSGNMDRAEELVREMEEDGIDAPIDAYHSMMHGYTIIQDEKKCLIVFERLKECCFTPSIISYGCLINLYVKIGKVAKAIAISKEMESYGIKHNNKTYSMLISGFIHLHDFTNAFHIFEEMLKSGLQPDRAIYNLLIEAFCKMGNMDRAIRILEKMQKERMQPSNRAFRPIIEGFAVAGDMKRALDILDLMRRSGCAPTVMTYNALIHGLIRKNQVERAVSVLNKMYIAGITPNEHTYTIIMRGYAATGDIAKAFEYFMKIKEGGLKLDVYIYETLLRACCKSGRMQSALAVTREMSSQKISRNTFVYNILIDGWARRGDVWEAADLMKQMKEDGVPPNIHTYTSYINACCKAGDMQRAQTVIEEMADVGLKPNLKTYTTLIKGWARASLPDRALKCFEEMKLAGLKPDEAAYHCLVTSLLSRATVMEGSTYTGILSVCREMFENDLTVDMRTAVHWSRWLHKIEMTGGALTEALQRIFPPDWNSLEVLGEVSDSVSTGDSDYSSDSDFSDGDENQEADDS